The genomic interval TGGTTGCTGGTCTCCAACCAGGAAGTAAGTCAGGACTTTTATTCATCAGGTCTCACCAGACTCTACATGACGATCAGATCCAGTTTATGAACAGAAATAGAATCGGTTCTGGTTCAGTCGGATCCGCTCCATTAAACACTAAACCCAGTTTAGTTCATTATTCTGATATCTGGAAAGTTTCTACAGAAACTCAGCAAATCTTGAGCTTTGCAGCAATTCCTCATCCTGAGCAGCAGGTGGcgacagaggagagaaaatctCCTGAAGCAACTCGAGtcacaaaacaactttaaactttaacttaaaaaaaacataaaatcactgAAATCTTTGGACTTGAACATCAACAGAATGACTTGGAAAGACTTGtgacagcaaacaggaagtgtgttgtcagaaacaggaagtgagttccAGGTTCAGCCATCTTAGACTTCAGTCCCAGCCTTGACCTGTGGATCACTGGACCGAGTCAGAACCTGCTGGACGGTACCAGAATGGTTCCACCAGCTGAACCGTGGAGTTCCTCAGGGTTCGGCTCTCGATCCAGAGTTTTTGTCAGTCTACGAACTTCctgtagatttttaaaaacagccatttttaTCTGTTGCTATGGAGACGACCAGCAGGTTCACGTAAACCTGAACTTTAACCCTGTCAACTGGAGGACGACCAGCAGCCGATGGATTAAATCTTCTCATCCTCTCTAACAGACAAACACACTGGACAGGTGCGTACTGGATCAGAACCCGACCTACCCGGTTCAGTTTGATCAGGATGCAGGGCTGGGCTTTGCTGTAACCATAGAAACGGTCCTCCATCCCTGAGCAGTCGCCCAGCATGGTGCGGTTGAACTGACAGGAGCGTTTGGGATTGTTCCTCACCTGGAGACAGAAAGGAAGGGGCGGAGTCaaaacggatcagaaccggccCGGTTCAATAACAGCAGTTATCAGAACCCAGCTGGAGATTCAGAGGGGAAcatcagaggtcaaaggtcagagaggAATCCAGTCTGACCCGAATTTCTCTGACATCAaacaggttctggtccagaaccggtccaactggttctggttccaatCAGAGACCACAGCTGTGATTGGTCAGCAGGTGAACAGGTGAACTCTGACCCCCCCTACAGGTGAGACTGGAGACCAGCAGTTTACCTCTCCACTGTCCTCCTGGATGAAATACTGATCAGGTGAGCAGGCGTCGTTCAGCTGCACCTGGTGGCTGTCGTTGTAGGCTGGACAGGTGAGACGGGTGGAGACATTGAGGTGGAGAGAAGCTTCAGTTAGAACCACTGAGACACACCTGAACAGGTAAACATTCAGTCAGACTGTAGACAACTTTTTCaggtatgtaaacttctggtctCACAGGTCAGGAAGGAGTTCAGGTTCTGGACGAAGCCGTTCCAACTCTCTGGATCCGACATGGAGAACCTGATCTCCAGCTGGTCGCCTTTAGGACGGATCATCATACCTGGAACAGGAGAACCAATCAGGAAGCAGCTCATTAGAGAGAACCAATCAGGAAGCAGCTCATTAGAGAGAACCAATCAGGAAGCAGCTCGTTAGAGAGAACCAATCAGGAGGCTTGTTAGAGGAAGCTAAGTTTAGCTTGTAGCTCATTATGATTGTTACATGCAGTGGTGGCTCCATGTAGGATTTCCCTCCATTCCAGGTTCCTGCTGAGCTCCAGCAGGTTAAGAAGGTCCAGCTGGTTTCAATCTGCCTCTTGATTAACAGAGTATAAAACCAGCTGGGAAACTGAGGTTCAGGGTCTCTTGGTCAACTGGGCAGCATGTGAGCTGCAGCTTTGTGCTGCTGTGATGGAGGATTTTTCTGCTAGAAActctggtttttgttgtttttctccactttcttttctcttagGTTCTCATTTTCATCTTTGAGATTTCTTCTGATCCCACTTAAAGAATAAACCTTTAACTTTTACCCTCCTGGTTTATCTATTGTTACACCCCCCTCCCCTCCAAAACCTCTAGACTGCCTTGAGGATGTAACAATGATAAATGAccagtttctgtgtttctgttctaAATGTTCATAAATCTCGACTTTATTCTGCTGatgtttaaaaactatttcCTGTTTCTGGTTCTTCTGAAGTTTTGGGAAATAATttgatccagaaaaaaaacaagtcatgACGGAgcaaaaactttatttgcttgtttccatttattacatttatttttgtcatttcaatcTGTATGATTTTATAGTTAAAGGAAACTCAGCTGGTGATCGGACCAGAACTTCTGTTGCTCCAGAAGTTTGCTGAACTTGACTCGGATAATCAGAACCTGATGAGTGATAGACTGGGAAACCGggccgggttctggttctgttctaaACTTAATCTGGGTGAATATTAATGATCAGGTTTGGTTCTCGGTTTGttaatttttccatatttatcaatatttaaactcTTTGCTGATGATTCATCTTTATACCTGATGAAACTGGTACCGGTACCAGACAGGTCAGAACCTGGTCCAGTAGTGAAGATGGAGGTCAAAGTCTCAGAGGATGAAGAGAAGCTGAATCAACTTCCTGTATCTACAGACCAGAAGGAGGGACTTCTTGtctaaacaggaagtagttctgCTGAGTCGGGTTCTGGTTCCTGGAGAAAACCAGTTTCACCAGAGGAGGATCCAACTGGAGATCTGAAGGTACACTGGGTCAGTTGGTTCCAGCACCagtaaaggtcagaggtcagacctTTACtattaaactttataaaattaaacagaatttattttaattggcaccaaatttattttcagtaaattttataaagtttctgtttctgtttcatcttCACATCAAGACAGGAACCTCTGGGTAACCAGGTGTGTCCCTGTCCTTATCACCGTGGTAACAGGTCGGTTTCCTCTCACCTGGCGGTATCACCATGGTAACAGGTCGGTTTTCTCTCACCTGGCGGTATCACCATGGTAACAGGTCGGTTTCCTCTCACCTGGTGTGTCCAGCCGGTCCTGCCAGGTGGGCTTGTAGTCGTCCAGCGTCAGCAGCAGGATGTACATGGTGAGAGCGAAGAGACCAGCCAGGAACAGATAGAAGATCAGATAGAAGAGAAGAACCAggcctgaggaagaggaggaggaggatgaagggcAGGATGGGTCAGAGCAGTAGATACCCCCACCCAACATCATTACCCCCCATTTGCCCTCTTACTACCCATAATCCCCTCTGATCTCCAGCTGTCGGCTCTTTGATCCTCTGATGACCCACATtctggggggggggaggggtcgggggttaccatggcaacaaggaGCATTGGTAGCTACAGGCTAACTAGCTCAACTAGCATCAATCTGtgggttaccatagcaacaagcAGGTCAGCTGATCCTGGACGAGTCAAACCCAGGAATGATGTTCACCTGGACCCGgataccagaaccagaaccttcagcTGGACCGTGTCTTCAGAACCTCTGATTGGACCTCTGCAGAACCTCACTAGAACCCTCAGCACCACAGGAGGTTCTGGATCTGGACTGGTTCTGGAGAACGACTGGACACCACCGGGTCAGAACCCGGTTCCACTGACAGAACCAGCCTCCACGTCCACT from Gambusia affinis linkage group LG18, SWU_Gaff_1.0, whole genome shotgun sequence carries:
- the atp1b2a gene encoding sodium/potassium-transporting ATPase subunit beta-2a, which codes for MSGSKEDSRRASSDWRDFFWNPRTHELLGRTGTSWGLVLLFYLIFYLFLAGLFALTMYILLLTLDDYKPTWQDRLDTPGMMIRPKGDQLEIRFSMSDPESWNGFVQNLNSFLTSYNDSHQVQLNDACSPDQYFIQEDSGEVRNNPKRSCQFNRTMLGDCSGMEDRFYGYSKAQPCILIKLNRVIGMLPGKDGQSPYVTCGAKKEDREKIGPLTYFPVNATFNLMYYPYYGKKAQVNYTQPLVAVKFLNASLNTDINIECKVMSNTLTAGSERDKFAGRVSFKLRIDGQEAQ